In Podospora pseudoanserina strain CBS 124.78 chromosome 5, whole genome shotgun sequence, a single window of DNA contains:
- a CDS encoding hypothetical protein (EggNog:ENOG503P4FA; COG:Q): MKSSMAPGILITCLAGIGAAAVLRVLYWASQFTLYHFWRPSKPLAAYKRASDDSYALITGASAGIGLSIARNIVRQGFGVVLLGHLPDELESAAKSLNSPLVRTLVVNARTATPEELETAVESISDLNISILVNNVGGFPMADPPLRPLSTLSTAEVDAYVDLNARFMARLTNLVLPLLSSSSSREKHERSLILNISSAGRVGMPWIVMYSATKAFNYAFSMGLSRELEDDPTTAHIDCLAVTLGEVQSQANVMAEGAVTAERFGGYVVGGIDGAVKRGWREVRPYWGHDLALGLADRVLPDGMLTHFAREELRLKKERWDGIMAKRR; encoded by the coding sequence ATGAAGTCCTCAATGGCGCCTGGAATTCTCATCACCTGCCTCGCAGGCATTGGCGCAGCAGCCGTGCTCCGCGTCTTGTACTGGGCATCGCAGTTCACCCTCTACCACTTCTGGCGACCTTCCAAACCCCTCGCGGCATACAAACGCGCCAGCGACGACAGCTACGCGCTCATCACCGGAGCCAGCGCCGGCATCGGTCTCTCCATCGCCCGCAACATTGTCAGACAAGGCTTCGGCGTCGTTCTCCTCGGCCATCTCCCGGACGAGCTCGAGTCGGCGGCCAAAAGTCTCAATTCCCCGCTTGTGCGAACTCTCGTCGTCAACGCCCGCACCGCGACCCCGGAGGAACTTGAGACGGCGGTCGAGTCAATCTCGGATCTCAACATCTCGATTCTCGTCAACAATGTCGGCGGTTTCCCCATGGCTGATCCGCCGTTGCGACCTCTTAGCACCCTCAGCACGGCTGAAGTTGACGCCTACGTTGACTTGAACGCGCGGTTCATGGCGCGACTTACCAACCTCGTCCTGCCACTCCTTTCGTCAAGTTCTTCAAGAGAGAAACATGAGCGGTCGCTGATATTGAACATCTCTTCGGCCGGGAGGGTTGGGATGCCTTGGATCGTCATGTACAGCGCCACCAAGGCGTTCAACTACGCCTTCAGCATGGGACTGTcgcgggagttggaggatgacCCGACTACGGCGCATATCGACTGCCTTGCTGTTACGCTTGGTGAGGTGCAGAGTCAGGCGAATGTAATGGCGGAGGGTGCGGTGACTGCTGAGAGGTTTGGGGGCTATGTTGTGGGGGGTATCGATGGGGCGGTGAAGAGGGgctggagggaggtgaggccGTACTGGGGGCATGATCTCGCGCTTGGGTTGGCCGATCGGGTGTTGCCTGATGGGATGCTGACGCATTTCgcgagggaggagctgaggttgaagaaggagaggtgggatgggattATGGCCAAGAGGCGCTGA
- a CDS encoding hypothetical protein (EggNog:ENOG503PMJ3; COG:S) has protein sequence MEQKEAKCYPGWKLDLRHIPDNNAIEYPMGIHPDCMKKSSPITVREVAMMLVMDRLSDKPDWHVKVFDDAIADKWRKEALAWPEEDLWNRIDHIQRDPSGDHSWYPKRAKNVLDQASVEYCIEELRHKAEYFKRTSLVPTLDASYMAAKSDTLVSPQLQAALKEGFDRLQADQAVNPDWHPNTNETVQDLVHPSMYPLVYGRSRFFEDEVVGVEDAIDKWAGKGVVIPKWIETRAQTNVRGSVFGKNVEYSYWSDDYQWLPANVKFTEEGGVKFTSYINNLHPVKYKGIYRSLEQLIEKALPMWDQCLTQIHGGWKAIAAGRTEPRMIPENPDDENEELWMPKESLTSNESKKGVGRVGNWQIHNPDEEGLEKEDAEEENDEDEEDEDKEDKGEPVFPPPPPLSKIPKVKYDVTPKRTLRHKFKDTGLQIIVKMASIELTPEKPECPAGGWHVEGMMNEHIVGTALYYLDSENITESQLEFRTCTDDYLQDEGPFENIGQDGFHWMQSVYGAFFGSGSGSACLQHYGSVLTPQGRMLAFPNVFHHRVSGFKLADPTRPGHRRFIALWLVDPFTRIISTANVPPQQAEWWADLTFRGRAGSADSGSEGKIPAEMAQILLERGLAKEQLAEAMASGKVASAWKLPPELVEMVRQELGDALPMTRKEAEEHRLELMKERSGFVKNAESTWREKEYSFCEH, from the coding sequence ATGGAACAAAAGGAAGCAAAATGCTATCCTGGCTGGAAGCTAGACTTGCGACACATCCCTGACAACAATGCCATCGAATACCCCATGGGCATCCATCCAGACTGCATGAAAAAATCCTCGCCCATCACGGTCCGGGAGGTGGCCATGATGCTAGTCATGGACCGCCTGTCCGACAAGCCTGATTGGCACGTCAAGGTCTTTGACGATGCCATCGCCGACAAGTGGCGCAAGGAGGCTCTGGCCTGGCCTGAGGAGGACCTCTGGAACCGCATCGACCACATCCAACGCGACCCATCGGGAGACCACAGTTGGTACCCAAAAAGAGCCAAAAACGTTCTCGACCAGGCCTCGGTCGAGTACTGCATCGAGGAGCTCCGCCACAAAGCCGAATACTTCAAGAGGACATCCCTCGTTCCCACCCTCGATGCCAGTTACATGGCTGCCAAGTCGGACACTCTTGTGTCTCCTCAGCTTCAGGCTGCTCTGAAAGAGGGGTTTGATCGTCTACAGGCCGATCAAGCGGTGAATCCAGACTGGCATCCTAACACGAACGAAACGGTCCAGGATCTTGTCCACCCATCCATGTATCCCTTGGTCTACGGCCGTTCGCGTTTCTTCGAGGACGAAGTCGTCGGAGTGGAAGATGCCATCGATAAATGGGCTGGCAAGGGTGTTGTTATCCCCAAGTGGATCGAAACCCGTGCCCAGACCAACGTTCGAGGGTCTGTGTTTGGGAAAAACGTTGAATACAGCTATTGGTCCGACGACTACCAGTGGCTACCGGCAAACGTCAAGTTCAccgaagaggggggggtgaaATTCACCAGTTATATCAACAACCTGCACCCAGTCAAGTACAAGGGCATCTACCGAAGCCTGGAACAACTGATTGAGAAGGCCCTGCCCATGTGGGACCAATGCCTGACTCAGATCCATGGTGGTTGGAAGGCTATCGCCGCCGGCCGCACGGAACCTCGCATGATCCCTGAGAATCCTGATGACGAAAATGAGGAGCTTTGGATGCCCAAGGAATCTTTGACCAGCAATGAAAGCAAAAAGGGGGTCGGGAGAGTCGGAAACTGGCAGATACACAATCCGGACGAGGAGGGcttggaaaaggaagatgcggaggaggagaacgacgaagacgaagaggacgaagacAAAGAGGACAAAGGCGAGCCTGTCttccctccgccaccacccttGTCCAAAATCCCCAAAGTCAAGTACGACGTCACCCCAAAGAGAACCCTCCGCCACAAGTTCAAAGACACCGGTCTTCAGATCATCGTCAAGATGGCCTCCATCGAGCTCACTCCCGAGAAACCAGAGTGCCCAGCTGGCGGCTGGCACGTCGAGGGCATGATGAACGAGCACATTGTCGGCACCGCGCTGTACTACCTCGACTCGGAAAACATCACCGAGAGCCAGCTCGAGTTCCGCACCTGCACAGACGATTACCTACAAGACGAGGGCCCGTTTGAAAACATTGGACAAGACGGCTTTCACTGGATGCAGAGCGTCTACGGCGCGTTTTTTGGTTCTGGCTCCGGCTCGGCTTGTCTTCAGCACTACGGCAGCGTGCTCACTCCTCAGGGGAGGATGCTTGCTTTCCCCAATGTGTTCCACCATCGGGTCTCTGGGTTCAAGCTCGCTGATCCGACCAGACCGGGGCACAGGCGATTTATTGCCCTCTGGCTTGTTGATCCCTTCACGAGGATCATCAGCACCGCCAACGTCCCGCCTCAGCAGGCTGAGTGGTGGGCTGATCTAACGTTCCGCGGCCGGGCCGGCTCAGCTGACTCTGGGTCTGAGGGAAAGATCCCGGCGGAGATGGCCCAGATTTTGCTTGAGAGGGGATTGGCAAAGGAGCAACTTGCCGAGGCTATGGCGAGCGGTAAAGTGGCTTCAGCGTGGAAACTGCCCCCTgagctggtggagatggtgcGGCAGGAGTTGGGAGATGCGTTGCCGATGACCaggaaggaggccgaggagcaTCGTCTGGAAttgatgaaggagaggtCGGGGTTTGTAAAGAATGCCGAGTCGACGTGGAGAGAGAAGGAGTATAGCTTTTGTGAGCATTAG
- the HSX11_1 gene encoding Ceramide glucosyltransferase (EggNog:ENOG503NX2E; CAZy:GT21; COG:I; COG:M): MSMIVHSAALVSFVWTCIIVFVQGIGIYKILRNNSAPHAKPFSPTLKEDDVPHITAIRPIKGVEAGLYECVVSTFHLAYPKSKLTIYLCVDSTTDPAYPVPRKFISAFPDFDAKVLVEEPDPVSHGDGGHVDKLGPNPKIRNISRAYREVKGDIIWIADCNVWLGANSAGRMVDKLLWFLPDGAQTKPYKFVHQLPLVIYLKTPRTAAEEEASLTTAVGSKKCLWQPPTQNFYSAINTVGIAPCVVGKSNMFLKSHLEHLTDPAQNPLLSPANAARRRGVDYFSSYICENRLIGGLIFKSNISGYKKHGLVRGEVAIQPISGMTVAAYIFCI, encoded by the exons ATGTCGATGATCGTTCACAGTGCGGCCTTGGTGAGCTTCGTCTGGACCTGCATTATCGTTTTCGTCCAAGGAATTGGTATCTACAAAAT CCTCCGGAATAACTCTGCTCCTCACGCGAAACCTTTCTCCCCGACCCTCAAGGAAGATGATGTGCCGCACATCACTGCTATTCGACCTATAAAAGGCGTGGAAGCTGGTCTTTACGAATGTGTCGTGTCAACCTTCCACCTCGCCTACCCCAAGTCGAAGCTCACCATCTACCTCTGCGTCGATTCAACAACAGATCCAGCCTATCCTGTTCCACGGAAATTCATCTCCGCTTTCCCCGACTTCGATGCCAAGGTGCTCGTCGAAGAGCCGGATCCTGTGTCgcatggcgatggcggaCACGTTGACAAGCTCGGGCCCAATCCCAAAATCCGCAACATCAGCCGCGCATATCGGGAGGTCAAAGGCGATATCATTTGGATAGCAGACTGTAATGTTTGGCTTGGGGCTAACTCGGCAGGAAGGATGGTGGACAAACTATTGTGGTTCTTGCCCGACGGAGCGCAGACTAAGCCCTACAAGTTTGTCCACCAGCTACCTCTCGTGATCTATCTAAAGACGCCTaggacagcagcagaagaaga AGCCTCCTTGACTACGGCGGTCGGCTCGAAGAAGTGTTTATGGCAGCCACCCACGCAAAATTTCTACAGCGCCATCAACACGGTTGGTATCGCACCCTGTGTCGTGGGTAAGAGCAACATGTTTCTCAAGTCTCACTTGGAACACCTGACCGACCCCGCTCAGAAccctcttctttcccccGCCAATGCTGCCCGTAGGCGTGGTGTCGACTATTTCTCGTCCTACATCTGCGAGAACCGCCTCATTGGTGGCCTCATTTTCAAGTCAAATATCTCAGGCTACAAAAAGCACGGGCTTGTCCGCGGAGAAGTAGCTATTCAGCCCATTTCGGGCATGACTGTTGCAGCTTACATTTTTTGTATATAG